Below is a window of Defluviimonas sp. SAOS-178_SWC DNA.
TCCGACACGACGACGACTTCGAGGGCTTCACGTTGACGATCGAGCTGCTGGACGAGGCAGAGGCCGACGCGGTCCTGCGCGCGCTGAAGGTGATGATGCCGCACTGGAAGACAGACGATGAGGTCTATGATGGCTGAACGCGTCCAGCTTCGCCGCACCAAAGGATGGCGCATGCCCGAGAACACCGTGAAGGTGGATCGTTCGACGCAGTGGGGGAACCCGTTCGCGATTGGAACGATCAGATGTTCCGGCAAGGGCAAGACGTTTCTCGAAGAGACCGTGACATCGCGCGAGGTCTCTATGCGATTCTTCCGAGATTTGCTGAGCTATAGACGCCGGCCATATCCGACCGATGAAGAGATCAAGACAAAACTGCGCGGCAAGAACCTCGCCTGCTGGTGCCCGCTTGGCGAGCCTTGCCATGCGGACGTGCTCTTGGAGATTGCGAACCGAGCGGAGGCGGGCTGAGAATCATGGACGCCCCGCGCGACACAACGCTAGGCTTGGCCGGGTTCTTCCGGGCCGCCGAGGCGTTCGCCGCGCGGCGGGCGTCACAGGCACCGTGCAGCGAGGATGAGACATGCGCGCAGGGATCTACGCCCGCTATTCCAGCGAGCTCCAGAACGACCGCTCCGTCGACGACCAGATCGCGCTCTGCGAGGACTTCGCGCGGCGCAGCGGCTACACCGTCGCCGGGCACTACGCCGACCGCGCCATGTCCGGCACCACGATCCACGGCCGCGACGGTCTCGCGCGTCTTCTTCACGACGCCCGCGCCGGCGCCTTCGATGTCGTCGTCGTCGAGGCGCTAGACCGCCTCTCTCGCGATACCGAGGACCTTGCCGGGATCCACAAGCGCCTGACCTTCGCCGGCATCGACATCGTGGCGGTCCATGACGGCCGCGCCGATGTGCTCCAGGTCGGCATTCGCGGCCTCGTCTCGACCCTCTTCATCAATGACCTGCGCCACAAGACCCGGCGCGGGCTTGCCGCCGTCGTGAAGGACGGCCGCCACGCGGGCGGGCGAGCCTATGGCTACCGAGCTGTCCCGGGCGAGCCTGGTCGCCTCCGGATCGTGACGGAGGAGGCGGATGTCGTCCGCCGGATCTTCCGCGACTACCTGGACGGCGTGACGCCGCGTGACATCGCCGGGCGGTTGAACGCGGAGGGGATCGCCCCGCCGCGCGGCGCGAAGTGGAACGCCTCGACGATCAACGGCAACACGAAGCGCGGCCACGGCCTCCTTCAGAACGCGCTCTATTCCGGGCACATCGTCTGGAACAAGACCCGCGCCGTGCGCGATCCTGACACCGGCAAGCGCATCTACCGGCCGAACCCTGAATCCGAATGGCAGCGCGCCCACGCCCCCGAACTGGCCATCGTCGCCGAAGATCTCTGGCAGGCCGCCCAGGACGAAAAGCGCGTGCGCGGCCACAACGGCCCCGGCACGTTCCGAAAGCGCAAGCGCCTTCTTTCCGGGCTGATCAGGTGCAGCGAGTGCGGCGGCGGGATGACGATGCATGACAAGCGCGGGGCGGCGATCCGCATCAAGTGCTCGCGGCATCGCGAAAGCGGATCCTGCGGCAACGGCCGGTCCTACCGCCTGGATCACATCGAGCGGGCCGTGATCGACGGTATCCTCGACAAGCTCAGGAACCCGGCCGCCCTGACCGCACATGTCGAGGCGCTGCAATCCGACCGCCGCAGCGCGGCCCGCACCCGCGCCTCAGCCGAGCGCGCTGTCGCCACGGCAAAGGGAAAGATCGATCGGCTGAATCGGGCGCTCATCTCCGGCCGAATCGACGAGGCGTTCTTTGATGCCGAGATCGTCGACCTCCGAGCCGAGCTCGCAAACGCCAGCGCGGCGCTGGAGGAGGCGCCGGCCGCTAAGGTCGTGACCCTACACCCGGCATCTATGCGACGCCTCGAAAGCCTGCTCGCGGTCCTTTCCGAACACCTTCCGTCGATCGACCCCGAGGCCGACGCCGACATGTTCAACGCCTTCAGATCGTTGATCGATCACGTCGTGATCCACGACAGGCCCGATGGCCGCATCGACTGCGAAGTGGTCGGCCACCTGTCCGCGATGGTCGGAGAGGACGCCGGCGACGCATGGGGGGTGGAGATGGTGGCGAGGGGGGGACTTGAACCCCCGACCCCGTGATTATGAGTCACGTGCTCTAACCAGCTGAGCTACCTAGCCACTCGGGGCGCTAGGTATGCCAGCCCCCGCCCCCCGTCAAGGATGAATCTCC
It encodes the following:
- a CDS encoding DUF4326 domain-containing protein — its product is MAERVQLRRTKGWRMPENTVKVDRSTQWGNPFAIGTIRCSGKGKTFLEETVTSREVSMRFFRDLLSYRRRPYPTDEEIKTKLRGKNLACWCPLGEPCHADVLLEIANRAEAG
- a CDS encoding recombinase family protein produces the protein MRAGIYARYSSELQNDRSVDDQIALCEDFARRSGYTVAGHYADRAMSGTTIHGRDGLARLLHDARAGAFDVVVVEALDRLSRDTEDLAGIHKRLTFAGIDIVAVHDGRADVLQVGIRGLVSTLFINDLRHKTRRGLAAVVKDGRHAGGRAYGYRAVPGEPGRLRIVTEEADVVRRIFRDYLDGVTPRDIAGRLNAEGIAPPRGAKWNASTINGNTKRGHGLLQNALYSGHIVWNKTRAVRDPDTGKRIYRPNPESEWQRAHAPELAIVAEDLWQAAQDEKRVRGHNGPGTFRKRKRLLSGLIRCSECGGGMTMHDKRGAAIRIKCSRHRESGSCGNGRSYRLDHIERAVIDGILDKLRNPAALTAHVEALQSDRRSAARTRASAERAVATAKGKIDRLNRALISGRIDEAFFDAEIVDLRAELANASAALEEAPAAKVVTLHPASMRRLESLLAVLSEHLPSIDPEADADMFNAFRSLIDHVVIHDRPDGRIDCEVVGHLSAMVGEDAGDAWGVEMVARGGLEPPTP